TAGATGATCAAGAAAAAATTTCAAACACAGAAAATGCTACATCTAAAAGCACTTCTCTTAAAAAATCTGATATAGGTACTTTATTAGAAGAAATTGAAAATAATATCGAGACATACAAATCAAATATTAAAATTATTAAAAGCTATATGAATAGTTTTTCTGATGCTGAAAAGAAAGAGCTTGAACCAAAGCTTGAAACTTTAGAAGACGAGCTAGAAGAATTAATCAGATTACATACTGAAGCGGTAGCTGAATATGAATTAGATAAAACTATCAATAAAATTAGTGAAGAAGCTAATGGTGTTGAGAGCAAATTCGCAGCTCTTTTAGAGCAAGATAAGAAGGTAAAAGATTTACTTGATGATTTAGAAGTAAACTCACCTACTCTATCTGATGAAAAATTCTCAGCAGATTCTCTTGTTATTACTGTAGAAAATGGAAAACTAGTAACTGGCTTAGAAGAAGCTGATGCTACATTAGAAGAAGTATTAGCTAAAGCTGAAAACTTAAAAGAAACCGTTGAAGATGAAAGACTTGACGGTGAATTAGCTAGATTAAATGGCTTAAAAGAAGATTCTAAAAGTTTAGAAGATGCCATTGATGAAAACAATTTAGATCTTGGTGCTATTTCTTTTGATAGAAATGAAACTAACTTAGTTAAAACTATTAATTCTTTAAAAGAAGCTAACGAAGCAGACATGAACTATTTAAATAGTGATGAAGCTGACCCAACTAAAATGACTGATGAAGAATTAACTGAACTATTAACTACTTATAATGAAAAGGTGAATGCTTCTCAAAAGAAAATTGATGATGCTCTTGCTCTTATAGTTTCTCTAAAAGAAGTTTTTGCTGATGATGAAGAAAAGTTAAATACTTTAGCTGAGCTTGAAAAAACTCTTGGTGAAGCTCAAACAAGTCTTGATGCTACTAAAGATAAATTAAATGAAATTAAAGAAGGTTTTGCTCAAAATGTTACTAAATTAGTTAATGATTTTGAAGCCGATGTAAATGCATTTGTATCGACTACTTCTAGTGAATTAAGCAATGAAGTTACAGATATTAATGAAAAGATTCAAGACATAAAAACTTCTATTGCTAGCGCTTCGACTGTTGAAGAGCTAAATCAAATAAATTTTGATGAACTTAAAGCTATGATTGAAGCTTTTGAGGCAAATAGATTAGAAGGCACTGCTGAATATGGTCAATTGGTAGACTCTTATAACAGTATATTTGCGATAATGCCAGAAGGAGATTCTAATGCTGACAAACTTAATAATGCAAATGAATTATTAAATAAGAATAATCCTAATGATCTATCTCCAGAAGATAATGTATCTAACTTAGAAATATTAAAAGAAGATAGAGTTAAAGAAATACAATATGAGTTAAATGCTGCTGAAGATGATAAAAAGGTTGCTGAAGCTCAAACTGAAATTGAAAACTTGAAAAAATTAATTGAAGATATTACTACTGAGGTTAATTCTGTTGATAATACAGTTACTCAAATTGAAAATTCAGTTAATTCTGGTACTGCTGTTACTCAAGCTGAGATAGATAATGCAAGAACTGCTGCTGAAGATATAAGTTTTGCAAATATAGATGCTAAAATTTCAGCTATTGAAGCTATTATAGCTCAAATTTCTAATGATGAAAAATCTGATGGTGCCACTGAAGAGTTGGAAACTGCTACTGAAGAAGCTGGTCTAATGGCTACAAGAACTAAAGCAAATGGATTAAAATCTAGAGTTAATTCTGCGGAAGAAAAGAATAATGAACTTGGAAATGGTAATGAAGGCTTTACTCTTGAAGATTTGAAATCTGCTGATTTTGATGGAACTTCTGTAACAATTACCGCAGATAATAATGTTTGCTCTATTTCTGGCAATGAATTTGCTATATTCATGGATAACTTGAGAAAAGTTACTTTTGAAAATCCTGCAAACTTACAAGTTTCATTAGAAATAAACGGAAGTACTTTAACTATATCTGATTTATCTGATTTATCTGATAGAAATATTAGAATTGATGAATTAAATAGCTCCACTCTTTCTAATTCTGGAACTTTAACTTTGACTCAACTTCTTAACCTATTTGACCTTGATAAAGAAAATGGGGGATATGTAGATAAATATGGAAGATGGATTGATGGTGAGAAATTACCTTATAACACAAGTAATAATTTTGAAAATCTAAGAATTGATTTTGAAGGATTATCTACCAAAGATAATGATACTAGATATAGAGTACCTAACATCCTTCACTTTATTGGAAAAACTGGAACTCCTAAAAATATTGAATTATCTCACTCTCCTTCTGTTGATTATGATAATTCATCGTCTCTTGAAGTTTCTTTGAAAGATATGTTTACATCTATCAATGATCCTTCTATAAACTATGAGACTCATGTTAGTGGAAGTTTGAGAGAAATGACTGATGATATGAATAGTGTTGATGCTTGGATACATATAGATAATATAACATTTGCAGATATTAGTGGAACTTTTTTTGGAGATGTTGTTGATAGCAATTTAGACTTATTACCTGGTGTAGAAGATATTCTTAAGAAAATGGCTGCTGATGGTAATGAACTTGGCGTTGTTGGTAGTGATTATAATGGAAGAGTTAAATCTGAGACATTTAATAAACTTGGTGAATTGGGAATAAGAAAAGGTGCTTTTGAAAATGGAACCATAGTTACTGGTAACGAACCGATTGTATTTGAAAAAAATACCCCTAATAAGGGTATCATCTCTCATGTTCATATGACGTTTAAAGAATATGGTGATGTATCTGGATCTATATTCTATAAAGGAGTTCAAGGTGCTTCTGCTGATTATATGGCCAATGTTTATGTAGGAGATAATTACTCTGCTGATATTAAAGGCGGTAAAATTGTTAAACTTTCTGATGCATCTACTAAAATTATAACAACAGGTAATGGTGAAAAAGTTAAAGTTGTTGATGATGAAGTTGTAAGAGATGTTTACAGAGATCCTTCTAATGGATATATACCTACTAAATTAGAGGATTGGGGTAAACTTCCTTTACCTAAATATTCAAATCCTAATGATCAAGCTTTTAATTACCTACCTAAAGAGTTTAACGTAGAAAGCGTTGATAGCTTTATGGCAAGTATTGAAAATGATATGGGTAACAGTAAAGCTGCACTTAGAAGCATCGATGAAGAATTTGAAAAGAACGAGTTCGAAAAAATGGCTGCTCTTACAAGAGAAAACCAAAGAACGAGAGCTTAATTGATGATTATCATAAAAAACTTAAAGCACCTACAAAATTATGTGGGTGCTTTTAAAAATTACTACTAGAAGTAGGTAAAGAGCAAAAAAAGTTTATTAAAAGTTGTTTTTTACTTGAAAAACGTTTTTAAATAATGTATGGTTGTATTATAAAAGATAATCAATTCATAAAAAAGGGGAAGTTTAAAATGTCTTTTAGTCATGAAGAAATTTGGGAAGCAATTTATAAGGTTGCTAAAGCTAATGGGTTGAGTGCATCTGGATTAGCTAAAAAAGCTGGATTAAATCCTACTACATTCAATAAAAGTAAGAGGTTTAATAAAGACGGTAGAGAAAGATGGCCTTCTATGGAAAGTATCAGTAAAGTTCTTAGCGTAACAAATACATCGATGGAAGACTTTTCTAAATTTTTCCACAGTAAATAGTTTTTCTTTTTATTAATATTTATTATTCTCGTTTTAAAACAACCCTTTGATTTTGGGTTGTTTTTTATTGACTACCCTTCTCTAAAAAGTTATAATTTAACTATGTTAGTTCTAATGAAACAAATTTCGAAAATTTCTAAAGTATCCCACTAAGGTGGGTTGCTATTATTGTTTCTTGTTTTTTACAAACTCTTATTATATAATTATCATGAATTTCTCAATTGGCGCCTTATGGATTGGATAGGCATGGGAAATCGTAGAGAAAGGAATTTATCAAATGTTAGATATTAAATTTATTTTAGAAAATAAAGATAAAGTTAAATGGGCGAGCGAAGTTAAATCTATACCTTGTGATGTAGATAGAATATGTGAGCTTTATGAAGAAATTAAAATATTAAAAGTTAAGCATGAAGAAGCTCTTGCGTTAAAAAATAAATTTTCTAAAGCAATTCCTACTGCTTCGCCAGAAGAAAGACCAGAAATGATTGCTAAATCTAAAGATGCTGGTGCTGAGGCTAAAGAACATGGAGAAAAGATTGAAGCTCTTCAACCTGAGTTTAATGATCTTATGCTTAGAGTACCACAAATTCCTTTAGAAACTTCTCCTATTGGTGGTGAAGAAGCTAATACTGTTATTAAAACCATTGGTGAGCCAACTAAATTTGATTTTGATGCTTTGGGTCATTATGAATTATTAGAAAAAAATGATTGGGCTGAATTTACAAGATTAACTAAAATTACTGGACCTAGAACTTATGCTACTAAAGGTGAATGTGCTAGACTTGAGTTAGCTATTCAAACTTTTGTTATAGATAAGTTGATTGAAAAAGGATTTAATTATATTACTGTTCCTGCTTTAGTTAAGCCTGAAGCTATTATGGATGCCGGTCATTTCCCTGGCTCTAGTACAGATGTTATGATTGATGATGTGTTCCAACTTGAAGGAACTGGAAAGTGTCTAGCTGGTACTGCTGAAATTATCTTGAATTCGCTTCATAAGGATGAGATTCTTAAGGAAGATGATTTGCCTATTATGTATGCTGGTTATTCTCCATGTTATAGAAAAGAAGCTGGAGCGGCTGGTAAAGATACTAGAGGTTTAATAAGAGTTCATCAATTCCATAAAGTTGAACAATTTATCATATGTAAAAACTCTGCTGAAGAAAGTGCTAAAATGCATGAATTATTAAGAAATACTCTTGAAGAAGTTATGCAAGATTTAGAGCTTCCATATCAAGTTCTTGAAACAGCTACTGGTGATATGGGTATCAATAAGATTCGTATGCAAGACGTAGAAGCTTGGATGCCTTCAGAAGGTAAATATAGAGAGCTAGGAAGTTGTTCTACTATTCATGATTACCAAGCAAGAAGAACTAATACTAGATATAGAGAAAATGGATCTAATGAAGTTAAGTTCTGTCATACATTAAATAATACTGGTATAGCTTTGCCTCGTGCTTTAGCTCCAGTTTTAGAAAATCATCAAACTGCTGATGGGAAGGTTAGAATTCCTGAAAAACTTAGACCTTATATGGGTGGAAAAGAATTTTTAGGATAATTTTACTTCGTATTTGAAATTAAAAGCCCCCGCGAAGGGGCTTTTCTTTTGGGCTAGGAGGGCATCAAAGACTTGGTCAGTTCTTTAATGCCAAAAATCTTTCCTCCTTAAATGGATTCTCAGGTTTTTCGTAGAGGTTTATTGCTAACATCTCTACATCTGAGTTTTTGTGTGGCTCCAATAATACCACATAACCATCTAAAACATAAGTCACATCGAGACTAATTTCTTCATTAGTATCTGTGCATTTTAGAATACATCTCTTATAAAAGATGCTTCCCTCAAATAGCCGCTCACATTCTATTAGGTTCATTTCGTTAAACTTCGTCTTCATTTCCTTCCAATTGCTTGGAGTCGCAGAGTATTCAAAGGAATTTTCAAGAACTGAAAAAATATCTTTTCCGTTTAATGTCGATTCCACTTTCCCTTTCTGGGCGGATGCCCAGGTAACTACGAATAGAAGCGCAGCCACTAAAATCAGACTTCTCATTTTGTATTGGTTTATAAATTGGTTATATAAAAATATTACAACTGTTTTGATTTAAATGTCAATAGAGAATGGTTTCTTAGACTTTTTTATTGACAAAAATAAAATTTTCAATTATTATTGTTTGTGTTAGTATTAATTTAAACCTAATTCTATGAAAAACAAAAATGAATTAACAGTTGAAACTGTAGTAGAAAAGAAAAAATATGGATTTTTGTTAAATCTATTAAATATTGCTTTTGGGGTAATTGTTCTTTACTTATTATTAGAGCACTACCAAGATAATATTGGTAGACTGGAGAAGCTTATTTGCATATTTGCAATTCTAGGATCCCCGCTCTATAATGCTATATTCCATATATTTAATGTGAAATACAGCTATTTTTCAATCGCAATTCAGATGATACTATCCTGTGTCATTTTAGGAAATTTATATTACTTTTAGAATTTAGCCTCCTTTGGGGGCTATTTTCGTATATATGGGAATATTTTATTCTTGACAAAAATATCTTTATTATTAATATCTCATCTGGAAAGTAAATTTGAACCTAAAGAATTTAAAAATGTTAGAAAGTAGAAAAATTGAAATTTTAGAGAGGCAACTATTATTGAAAAGAGATGAGCTCTCTGCCAATGATTTTGCATTTCTATTATCTGAAAGCATGAACAGAAAAGATATTTTATTTCCAACTGTAAGGAAATCTGTTTTTTCTCTTGGTGTAAGTCAAAAACCTATTGATCAAATCGAATTTGAGACTGTAGTTGATCTTTTTTCTAAAGAAAAGATCAGCCTAGAATGTGACGTAGAAAAAATAAGAAGTTTATCTAAGGAATTGTTTTATGAAGGTAAAATATTTTGCCCTATTAAAAATTCTACTAGAGAAGGAGCATATAATAATCTTAGTATTGAGAATGCTACCAAAATTTTAGTTTCTACGAGACTTGATCTGAGACTTATGAAGATAGAAGAGGAAGAAAGATTTTCTTTTATAAGTAGTGCTTATAAAAGAGCTAGAATTGAAACTAATCTTAGAAAGGAAATTGAAGAAGAACTTTCTAAAGACCAAATCTTAAAACAGGCAATTGAGATCATGGATAAAAAACATGGTGTCAGAAAATAAAAAAAATTCTTTATTAAAAACCCCCTTTAACGAGGGGGTTGTTTTTTTCGAAATTGGAAGTGAACTATGAGATTATAAATCTCCGTTTTTCTTTAGATCTTTCATCATAGACATCATACCTTCTAATCCACCCATGCTTTGCATTTGTTTCATCATGCCACGAGTTTTATCTAATTGCTTAAGAAGTTTGTCCACATCAGATACAGAAACCCCTGCTCCCTTTGCGATTCGTTTCTTTCTTGCCATTAGGATCAAATCAGGATTTTTTCTTTCTTTTGGTGTCATAGAAAGGATTATTGCCTCTTGTCTTTTGATAGCGTTATCATCTACGTTGGCATTGTTCATCATATCCTGTAGCTTACTTGCTCCTGGTATGAATTTCATTATCCCCTTAATGTTACCCATTTTTTTCATTTGGTTTATTTGAGAAAGCATATCAGTGAAGTCGAATTGACCTGAGAACATTCTGTCCATTAATCTTGTCGCATCTTTTTCATCTATTTTCTCTTGGGCTTTTTCAACTAGAGAAACTACGTCACCCATACCAAGGATACGAGATGCCATTCTGTCCGGATAGAAAGCTTCGAAGTCTTCTAGCTTTTCACCTACACCCATGAATTTTATTGGCGCACCTGTTTCGTGTCTCATAGATAGTGCAGCACCACCACGGGCATCACCATCGATTCTTGTCATAACTATTCCGCTTATGCCAACTTTATCGTTGAAGGCTTTTGCTATATTAACAGATTCTTGACCTATCATTGCGTCAACACATAAAAGTGCTTCATCTGGATTAGCCAATCTTTCTATTTCTATGATTTCTTTCATTAGGTCTTCGTCTAAGTGAGTTCTACCCGCTGTATCTATTATAAGAACGTCTACACCTGCGTTTTTAGCCTCTGACACACCTCTTTTAACGGTTGCTAGAGGTTGTTCATCTTTTATGATTGGAAGATGCTCACAACCTATTTTTTCAGCTAGGATTTGAAGTTGTTCTTTGGCGGCTGGTCTATAGATGTCTGTAGATAGTACCATAACTTTCTTTCCTTCTTTTTCTTGAAGGTGTTTTGCTAGTTTACCTGCTGATGTTGTTTTACCAGAACCTTGAAGACCTAGCATAAGGATTGTGTGAATACCGTGGGAGTTTTTTGTAGATCCTGAAATTGATAGACCTTCTGAAGTTTCACCTAGAAGTTTTGTAAGTTCATCATTTGTGATTTTAATAATTTGCTCTGCAGGAGAAACTGATTTTATGATTTTCTCCCCTACTGCTTTTTCTTTTATAGCTCCGATGAAATCCTTTATAACAGGAAGAGATACGTCGGCTTCTAGTAAAGCTATACGTATTTCACGGACAGCAGTGTTTACATCGTCCTCTGTTATGTGCTTTTTGAATGATAATTTATCAAAAGCGGAATTAATCTTTTTAGTCAAACCTTCAAACATTTTTTTACCTTCGTCTTTTGCACGAATTTAATTCGAAATTACGATTATTAATTCTCGGTCACGTATTACTTATACGCTCCCTACTAATTATAATCTATTTCAAATTCCTTCGCAAAAAATACTTGGTTAAAATGCAAAGGTTATTTATCGTGGATTATAAAATTTTCTTTTTTATTTTTTCGTATAATATATAGTTAAAATTTCTTTAATTTCCATAGAAAAAGTTATTATGGAAATTTTAAAACATGATAACAAGTCACCCCAACCTTTTCAAGCAGAAATCAATAGATTTAAATATATTTTATTTATTACGTTTTTTCTTGACAAAAGATTTTGAGATTGTTAATATTTGTCTATGAGATAACAACAAAAGGTGTTAGATATGAAAAAATTTATTAAAAATATAGTGAATTTTCTTAGATATAGGATTGTTCGCAAGGAAGATTTTGAAATGTTTTTTGCTAAAGTGAGAAACTTTTTTGCTAGTATTGAGCATTATCTAGAAACTCATT
This genomic window from Alphaproteobacteria bacterium contains:
- the serS gene encoding serine--tRNA ligase, which encodes MLDIKFILENKDKVKWASEVKSIPCDVDRICELYEEIKILKVKHEEALALKNKFSKAIPTASPEERPEMIAKSKDAGAEAKEHGEKIEALQPEFNDLMLRVPQIPLETSPIGGEEANTVIKTIGEPTKFDFDALGHYELLEKNDWAEFTRLTKITGPRTYATKGECARLELAIQTFVIDKLIEKGFNYITVPALVKPEAIMDAGHFPGSSTDVMIDDVFQLEGTGKCLAGTAEIILNSLHKDEILKEDDLPIMYAGYSPCYRKEAGAAGKDTRGLIRVHQFHKVEQFIICKNSAEESAKMHELLRNTLEEVMQDLELPYQVLETATGDMGINKIRMQDVEAWMPSEGKYRELGSCSTIHDYQARRTNTRYRENGSNEVKFCHTLNNTGIALPRALAPVLENHQTADGKVRIPEKLRPYMGGKEFLG
- a CDS encoding helix-turn-helix domain-containing protein, whose amino-acid sequence is MSFSHEEIWEAIYKVAKANGLSASGLAKKAGLNPTTFNKSKRFNKDGRERWPSMESISKVLSVTNTSMEDFSKFFHSK
- the ffh gene encoding signal recognition particle protein, translated to MFEGLTKKINSAFDKLSFKKHITEDDVNTAVREIRIALLEADVSLPVIKDFIGAIKEKAVGEKIIKSVSPAEQIIKITNDELTKLLGETSEGLSISGSTKNSHGIHTILMLGLQGSGKTTSAGKLAKHLQEKEGKKVMVLSTDIYRPAAKEQLQILAEKIGCEHLPIIKDEQPLATVKRGVSEAKNAGVDVLIIDTAGRTHLDEDLMKEIIEIERLANPDEALLCVDAMIGQESVNIAKAFNDKVGISGIVMTRIDGDARGGAALSMRHETGAPIKFMGVGEKLEDFEAFYPDRMASRILGMGDVVSLVEKAQEKIDEKDATRLMDRMFSGQFDFTDMLSQINQMKKMGNIKGIMKFIPGASKLQDMMNNANVDDNAIKRQEAIILSMTPKERKNPDLILMARKKRIAKGAGVSVSDVDKLLKQLDKTRGMMKQMQSMGGLEGMMSMMKDLKKNGDL